The Candidatus Omnitrophota bacterium region CTCAACAACTCTCTCGTTCTCAACCAAGCGACAAATAACATAAAAAATTCCTAAGATCAAAGACGGCAACAAGATAAAAGTATACCGTGGGGGGATCCATCCAGAATTTAAAAATAAAATAAACCATCCGGCCGAACAAACAAACATAACCGCAACTCGATAATGATCATTTAAAAAACAAACGATTCGGCTAAGCACGCTTCCTTCTTTTCCTTTTAAATCTTGAATCGCAAAAGCAACAAATCCAACCAAACTTAAAAGATAAAAATAACTAATCGGAAACGTTTTCATCAAAGCAAACCCCTGAAACACGCCTACTTTATCAACCTTCCCTCCCAAATCCATAAAATAAAAAAGAGCCAAAGTCCCTAAAATAACAAACAACATCGAAAGAACGCCTGAGCCAAAAACCCTAAAATTTTTCTTTTGTTCTCGCCCAAAGAAAAATAAATACACCCCAACAAAGAAAATCGCCCCACCCATATACGCAGCATATAACTTAGTAAAAACGGCTAAACCAGAAAAAATAGATGAACGAAAAATCTTTTTTTCAGATAAATAAAAAAGTGACAACATGACAAAGAGCAAGGTCGGAACCTCCATGTTAATTTGCTCAATCTGACTTTGAACCAAAGGCAAAGACAAAAGAAAAATAGACAATAACATCGAAAGCTTGTCATTAAAAATCCTGCGCGCCAACGAACGGAAAAAAGAAAGAATCAGAGCGCTCAACCCAAAAATAATCAAATGATTAACAGCTAAAAATAATTTTGTATTTGGAATCAGCTTCATCAAAATCGCTAAATAGGTCGGATACAAAGAAAATAAATATGCTTTTGGGCCCCCTCTAACAAAAAGAGTTTCCTTCGAAAGAGCGACATAATCAAAATTATGATGAAAAAGCCAAATTGCTTCAATCACAGGGCCACTTCCTGAGTCACCATAAGGAGGAAAAAATAAAATCTCGAATTTCGTAATCAGTAAATAGGCAAAAACAGCTAAACCAAATCGAAGAGGACTCGCATCCTTAAGATACCGCATCGAAAGCAATAAAAAAGCAAACCCTGAACAAAGAACCTCTAACGGTCCCCAAAGAAGCTCGTGCATTCTACCAGTGTAAAAATCAAAAGAATAGGCAGAAGTCGGCCCTGTAATGCTATTCAAAAATGGAGCTGCTCCCTTATTCAACAAAGCCACAGTCCAAACATCGGCAAACTGCTTAACAATCAAAGAAAAAACAATTAATATAATTGATGAAACAATCCACTTTCTTTCATTTTTATCGTTCAGCCAAGATGGTATTTTCATTATTTTTAATTCCCCTTCGCCTTAAACTTATTTAAAATTGGATTAAAACAAAACGCTTTTAGATGCATAAAAAAATGAAAGATCGAAATTCTTTCAAAAGCAAACATATAGTAGGAAAAATGTATCATAAATAAAAGATCAAACAAAAACGGAATTCGAAATTTCGTCAGCCAAACTAAGAAATTAGAAAAAATGGGGAATTTTACACATAAAAAATAAACTTTTTTAAGATTCGAAATCTGCAAAGAATCTTCTGAAGCAACGCACAGAGAATGATGAACCGTAGGGGAAAATTCTCTATCAGTAAAAAACGCACACTTTACATCTGGCAATTCAGCTAGCTGAGTTCCTGGATAAGGCTGAAAAAAAGCCGACCAAAGATATGACGGATTTAACTTTTTATAAAAATTCATTCGATCGATATGATCTTTAACAGAATCTTTTGGCAATCCAAACATCACACTTGAAACATATTTAATTTTATATTTCTTAAGCCATTGCGCAATACGCAAAATTTTTTCATCTGTAACACGCTTTTGCAAAAGATTAATACGCTGACTCTCATCCCCGCTCTCAACAGCAAAAATAAAATTATTAATATAAGATTCAGAAAGCAATTTAATGTCTTCTTCATCTAAATCAGATAAAAAATTATAATTCGCGCTAAAAGGTATCTTAATTCGAAGTCTATACAAATCAAGAAATTCATAAAGCCACTTACGATCTAGCCAAAATACTTCATCAGTAAAGAAAATAAACTTTACACGCTTTCTTTGTGAAATCTGATATTCTATTTCTTCGATGGCACGCTTCGGGCTTTGCTTGCGAAGATACCGGCTTCCTCCAAAATATTTTCTTAAAGATAAATTATTACAAAACGAACAGCTCCCAGGACACCCCCTACCTGTCGAAACTCTCAAATAGGAACTACGACGAAAAGAAACATAATTATCATAAAGATGCCGATCATGAAACGGCAACCGATCTAAATCAACTAAACTCTCTGGCATAGGATTTTTTTGAATCCCCTGAGCTGTCTTAACCCATAATCCTTGAATCTGACAATATGACTCTTTGCGATCTAGGCACTGACATAGTTCCCGCATGACATACTCACCCTCGCATAAACAAACAATATCAACGCCAGGATGATCAATAATTTCAGGATTTAAAATCGCATCAATATTACCAAAAATAGTGCGCGTTTCGATAGACTCTTTTATCGTTTGAGCTAACTCAAGAAAATAGTTTCGGTTAGCTCTCAAAACTGAAAAGCCGACTAAATCAGGTCCAAATTTATTTAATTTTTGTAATATTTTTTTCTGCGAGAAATGATCACAATAAAAAAATTCTACTTGATGTCCAGCTTCCTTGAGAACGGCAGAGATATACATATATCCCATATTCTCGACCATAATATTCTGGATTAATGCAACTTTTGCCATGTATTACCCCAAGCCAATGGTATAGTCAACAACATACTGTGGTCGATTGCGCGATTCATCAAAAGTACGCCACACATATTCACCTAAGATACCGAGCATTATCATTTGAATGCCTCCTAGTACAAAAATCGCGACAATAAGGGAAGACCATCCTTGGCCGGGAATCCCAAAAAAGAAATATCGACAAATAATTGAAAGAGCATATACGAAACCGCTAAATGCCATCAAAAAACCAAAAATACTTATCAAGCGAATAAAAATATCGCTAAAAGATAAAATCGAATCCAACAACAGCTTAACCTTCATCCTCAAATTCCATTTAGACTTTCCTTTGTGCCTGGCCTCTTTCACATAACATATAGTCTCTTGTGTAAAGCCTAACCAAGCAATCGCCATATAAATTGAGCTATGCTTTTCCGGCATTTTTCTTAACGCTTCGATAACCTTTCGGTCAATCAAAAAAACATCTGCACCCAAGGCCGACACTTGGATATTCGTCAATGCATTAATCAGCGCATAATAAATTCTTGAAAAAATCCTTACGCTAAAACTTTCCCCATCTCTTCTTGAGCGAGCAGCCCAAACTGTCTTTGCTCCTTTTTCCCACTTCTCCACCAAAGAAGAAATTAACTCCGGAGGATCCTGCAAATCTGCCGCAAGCGCAATAGCACAATCGCCACAACAAGAATTCAACCCAGCCGCTAAGGCAGCATGACTTCCAGAGTTACGCGCAAAACGAATGGCCTTAACTCTTTTATCTTTTTCGTTTAGAATTTTCAGCATCTTTTGCGTATCATCGGCCGAGCAATCATCAACAAAAATAAACTCAAAATCATGTCCTTTGACCTTCAAAGCAACATCAGATAAACGCTGATACAATTCATCCAAATTTTCTTGCTCATTAAATGCGGGAATGATGACTGAAATCATAAGTTTTTCCTCAAGATTAATTTGTTTTTAACTAGTTCTTTCAATTTCTTTTGCAGGATTTCCTGCAACAACTCTTTTTTCTCCGACATTTGTGACAACATTAGAACCCATTCCAACTAAACTTCTTTCTCCAACAGAGACGTTTTCTCGAATCGTTGCCGACGATCCAATGTAAGACTGTTCGCCAATCTTAACAGATCCAGAAATCGTTACATGACCACCAAAACAACAATAATCTGCAACACACACATCATGTGAAATAACAGCCCGAGACAAAATCATGCAATGATTTCCAATGCTTACTCCTGCGCTAACAAAACTGTACGGCATAATAACAGTATTAACTCCAATGTGAGCATCTTTAGAAACAACACAAGACGAATGAATGATGGTTGCCCATCGCTTTAGATCAATATTTAGATTATCAATAATTTCTTTTCTCTTTAAATAAATATCTGGATGTGCTGGAACAGCTAAAACATAGGTATCCTTGTACTCATCAAAAACTTCGCGTCCTCCTAGAACCTTAACACCGCAACATTGTTTTTCTTTTGTTTCTGAATCATCATCAACAAAGCCAACAACATCCCACTCATTCGATAAAATTGGGCAAGATTGAATCGTTACAAGCGTTTCTCGAGCGCTTCCTCCAAAAGGAAATAAGAGTAACTTTTTAGACATTTCTAAAAACCTCAACAACTTTTTCTAAATCTTCTTGAGTAATTTGATAAAATAAAGGCAAAAGAATCCCCTGATCTCTTGCCTTATCTGAATTTGGCAAAAACCATAAATCTGTTTTGTACGGAAGTTCACGATGAGCATTCATAACGCAGGGACGCGTTGAAACACCTTGATCCAAAAAGTGTTGCATCAAAGAATTGCGATCCATTGGCGAACGCTCATTAATAACAACAGGATAATTCTGCCAATTACAACGCGCGAAAGAAGACTCTTTAAATGTTTTTAGCCAAGAAATGTCTGAAAGATTTTTAGAATAGAAATCAGCCGCTTCTTTTTTTCGACGGATCATCTCTGGCAATCGTTTTAACTGCTCAATACCAATCGCAGCCTGAATATCTGTCATGCGATAGTTGTAGCCTGTGACAATATAATCCTCAATAATAATCTTCTTTGATTCATGTCGAACAAGATCAGATACAGCCATGCCCTGATGCCGCAACAACCGAAACAATGCATCATATTCTTCATTGCTTGTTGTCAGCATTCCACCTTCCCCCGTCACCAAAGGTTTTCTTGGATGAAATGAAAAGCAAGCAACATCAGCGTGTGGTTTTCCAATTTTCTCCCATGTCTTTCCTTCATCCAGAGATATTTCACTACCGGTTGCGAATGCCGCATCTTCAACAACAGGAATCTTATGGGAATGAGCAATCGGCAAGATTGCTTTTAAATCAGATGGAATACCCATCTGATGAACAACTAAAATAGCAGCAATACGGCCGCAGTTTTCAATCTTTCCTTTGTCTTCGCCAACAAGAATTGACAAAGGTGACTCGCTTCGAATCAGCTTGTTAACATTTTTATAAAACAATCCATTTGGCCGTTTCTCACATTCATTTAGCAAAAATTCTTTAAGACTCTCCGGGCACATATTAAAACCATCTTTTTCAATATCAATAAAAACTGACTCTCCGCCACAATATCGAGCAGCATTAGCCGTTGCAATAAAAGAATGGCTAACTGTAACAACAATATCTCCAGGCTTAACGCCAACAGCCAAAAGAGCCAAATGAAGCGCAGTTGTGCAATTAGATACAGCACATGCATGTTTGGATCCAACAAAAGTAGCAAAAGCATCTTCAAATTCTTTTACTTTTGGACCTTGCGTAACCCAGCCTGAACGAATCACTTCAGATGCCGCCTCAACCTCTTCTTCACCAAGAAATGGACGAGTAATCGGTATTATTTTTTTCAAATTTTCTGATTCTCTAGCCATTCAACTAATTTCCTTAATCCTTCTTTTAAACTAACCTGTGTCTTAAAATTAATTTCTTTTTCCGCCTTCGAAACATCTGCCAATCGACGCACAACTTCAATCTTATTTCGTTCTTCTGGCATCGGAATATATTTTGGTTTAAGGTTAGATCCCATCACCTCAAGAAGAGCGCAACAAAGATCCTCTAAAGATGTTTCGTTTCCACTGGCACAATTAAAAACTCCGTTGCATGCATCAGCCGTAAGCGCCAAAACTGTAGCTCGAGCAACATCTTCAACGTAAACAAAATCCATAGTTTGCTTCCCATCACCATAAATTAAGGGTTGCTCACCTTTTTTAATTAAATAATACCATCGAATCAAAACCTCTGTATATTTTCCATGAGAATCCATGCGTGGACCAAA contains the following coding sequences:
- a CDS encoding radical SAM protein; the protein is MAKVALIQNIMVENMGYMYISAVLKEAGHQVEFFYCDHFSQKKILQKLNKFGPDLVGFSVLRANRNYFLELAQTIKESIETRTIFGNIDAILNPEIIDHPGVDIVCLCEGEYVMRELCQCLDRKESYCQIQGLWVKTAQGIQKNPMPESLVDLDRLPFHDRHLYDNYVSFRRSSYLRVSTGRGCPGSCSFCNNLSLRKYFGGSRYLRKQSPKRAIEEIEYQISQRKRVKFIFFTDEVFWLDRKWLYEFLDLYRLRIKIPFSANYNFLSDLDEEDIKLLSESYINNFIFAVESGDESQRINLLQKRVTDEKILRIAQWLKKYKIKYVSSVMFGLPKDSVKDHIDRMNFYKKLNPSYLWSAFFQPYPGTQLAELPDVKCAFFTDREFSPTVHHSLCVASEDSLQISNLKKVYFLCVKFPIFSNFLVWLTKFRIPFLFDLLFMIHFSYYMFAFERISIFHFFMHLKAFCFNPILNKFKAKGN
- a CDS encoding glycosyltransferase family 2 protein: MISVIIPAFNEQENLDELYQRLSDVALKVKGHDFEFIFVDDCSADDTQKMLKILNEKDKRVKAIRFARNSGSHAALAAGLNSCCGDCAIALAADLQDPPELISSLVEKWEKGAKTVWAARSRRDGESFSVRIFSRIYYALINALTNIQVSALGADVFLIDRKVIEALRKMPEKHSSIYMAIAWLGFTQETICYVKEARHKGKSKWNLRMKVKLLLDSILSFSDIFIRLISIFGFLMAFSGFVYALSIICRYFFFGIPGQGWSSLIVAIFVLGGIQMIMLGILGEYVWRTFDESRNRPQYVVDYTIGLG
- a CDS encoding NeuD/PglB/VioB family sugar acetyltransferase, encoding MSKKLLLFPFGGSARETLVTIQSCPILSNEWDVVGFVDDDSETKEKQCCGVKVLGGREVFDEYKDTYVLAVPAHPDIYLKRKEIIDNLNIDLKRWATIIHSSCVVSKDAHIGVNTVIMPYSFVSAGVSIGNHCMILSRAVISHDVCVADYCCFGGHVTISGSVKIGEQSYIGSSATIRENVSVGERSLVGMGSNVVTNVGEKRVVAGNPAKEIERTS
- a CDS encoding DegT/DnrJ/EryC1/StrS family aminotransferase, translated to MARESENLKKIIPITRPFLGEEEVEAASEVIRSGWVTQGPKVKEFEDAFATFVGSKHACAVSNCTTALHLALLAVGVKPGDIVVTVSHSFIATANAARYCGGESVFIDIEKDGFNMCPESLKEFLLNECEKRPNGLFYKNVNKLIRSESPLSILVGEDKGKIENCGRIAAILVVHQMGIPSDLKAILPIAHSHKIPVVEDAAFATGSEISLDEGKTWEKIGKPHADVACFSFHPRKPLVTGEGGMLTTSNEEYDALFRLLRHQGMAVSDLVRHESKKIIIEDYIVTGYNYRMTDIQAAIGIEQLKRLPEMIRRKKEAADFYSKNLSDISWLKTFKESSFARCNWQNYPVVINERSPMDRNSLMQHFLDQGVSTRPCVMNAHRELPYKTDLWFLPNSDKARDQGILLPLFYQITQEDLEKVVEVFRNV